A single region of the Eleginops maclovinus isolate JMC-PN-2008 ecotype Puerto Natales chromosome 4, JC_Emac_rtc_rv5, whole genome shotgun sequence genome encodes:
- the cstf3 gene encoding cleavage stimulation factor subunit 3: MATDGAAADQTAAEYIPEKVKKAEKKLEENPYDLDAWSILIREAQNQPIDKARKTYERLVTQFPSSGRFWKLFIEAEIKAKNYDKVEKLFQRCLMKVLHIDLWKCYLSYVRETKGKLPSYKEKMAQAYDFALDKIGMEIMSYQIWVDYINFLKGVEAVGSYAENQRITAVRRVYQRGCVNPMINIEQLWRDYSKYEEGINVHLAKKMIEDRSRDYMNARRVAKEYETVMKGLDRNAPSVPPQNSPQEAQQVDMWKKYIQWEKSNPLRTEDQTLITKRVMFAYEQCLLVLGHHPDVWYEAAQYLEQSSKLLAEKGDMNNSKLFSDEAANIYERAIGTLLKKNMLLYFAFADYEESRMKYEKVHSIYNKLLAIEDIDPTLVYIQYMKFARRAEGIKSGRTIFKKAREDLRTRHHVYVTAALMEYYCSKDKSVAFKIFELGLKKYGDIPEYILAYIDYLSHLNEDNNTRVLFERVLTSGSLSAEKSGEIWARFLAFESNIGDLASILKVERRRFTAFKDEYEGKETALLVDRYKFMDLYPCSASELKALGYKDVSRAKLAALLPETVVTPSTPAQKDEADRKPEYPKPDTNQMIPFQPRHLAPPGLHPVPGGVFPVPPAAVVLMKLLPPPTCFTGPFVQVDEMMELFRRCTLPETVEAAVELITGKQPDAGGEGNGSLENHAVAKSLKRPNADSDEEDDKGAVAPPIHDIYRSRQQKRIR; encoded by the exons ATGGCTACCGATGGAGCAGCAGCCGACCAG ACAGCGGCTGAGTATATTCCAGAGAAGGTGAAGAAGGCAGAGAAGAAGTTGGAAGAAAACCCATATGACCTTGACGCATGGAGCATTCTGATTCGAGAAGCACAG AACCAACCGATAGATAAAGCAAGGAAGACTTATGAGCGACTTGTCACGCAGTTCCCAAGTTCTGGTCGATTCTGGAAACTATTCATTGAAGCAGAG ATCAAGGCTAAAAACTATGACAAGGTAGAAAAG TTGTTTCAGAGATGCCTAATGAAAGTCTTGCACATCGACCTGTGGAAATGTTACCTCTCATATGTTCGAGAGACCAAAGGAAAGCTGCCCAGTTACAA AGAGAAGATGGCCCAGGCGTATGACTTCGCATTAGATAAAATCGGCATGGAAATCATGTCTTATCAG atTTGGGTGGACTACATTAACTTCCTCAAAGGAGT TGAGGCTGTAGGCTCATATGCAGAGAACCAGCGCATCACTGCAGTACGGAGGGTGTACCAGAGGGGCTGTGTGAACCCCATGATCAACATTGAGCAGCTCTGGAGAGATTATAGCAAATATGAGGAG GGAATCAACGTGCACCTGGCCAAAAAGATGATTGAGGACCGGAGTAGAGACTACATGAATGCCAGAAGAGTTGCAAAG GAATATGAGACTGTGATGAAGGGGTTGGACAGGAACGCACCTTCAGTACCGCCCCAGAACTCCCCTCAGGAAGCCCAGCAAGTGGACATGTGGAAGAAGTACATCCAGTGGGAAAAAAGCAACCCACTGCGCACAGAAGACCAGACCCTCATCACAAAGAGAG TGATGTTTGCCTATGAGCAGTGCCTGCTGGTGCTGGGCCACCATCCTGACGTCTGGTACGAGGCAGCACAGTACTTGGAGCAGTCCAGCAAGCTGCTGGCAGAGAAAGGG GACATGAACAATTCAAAGCTGTTCAGTGACGAGGCTGCTAACATCTATGAACGTGCCATCGGGACTCTTCTGAAGAAGAACATGCTGCTGTACTTTGCATTTGCCGACTATGAAGAG AGCCGCATGAAGTACGAGAAAGTTCACAGCATCTACAACAAACTGCTGGCCATTGAGGATATCGACCCCACGCTCGTCTACATTCAGTATATGAAGTTTGCCAGAAGGGCGGAAGGCATCAAGTCGGGTCGAACCATCTTCAAAAAGGCCCGAGAGGATCTGCGCACACGTCACCATGTGTATGTGACTGCAGCACTGATGGAGTACTACTGCAGCAAG GATAAATCAGTGGCCTTCAAGATCTTTGAGCTTGGTTTGAAGAAATACGGTGACATTCCAGAGTACATCCTTGCATACATTGATTACCTCTCGCATCTTAACG AGGATAACAACACAAGGGTTCTGTTTGAACGTGTCCTCACATCAGGAAGCTTGTCAGCAGAAAAATCAGG TGAGATCTGGGCTCGGTTTCTGGCTTTCGAGAGCAACATAGGAGACCTTGCCAGTATCCTGAAAGTGGAGCGCAGGCGTTTCACTGCCTTCAAAGACGAGTATGAGGGCAAAGAAACAGCCTTGCTTGTAGATAGATACAAGTTCATGGACCTGTATCCCTGCTCTGCTAGTGAACTCAAGGCCCTTGGATACAAG GATGTTTCTCGAGCCAAACTGGCAGCGCTGCTACCGGAGACCGTGGTGACGCCCTCTACGCCGGCACAGAAGGATGAAGCTGACCGTAAACCTGAGTACCCCAAACCTGACACCAACCAGATGATTCCCTTCCAGCCACGTCACCTTGCTC CTCCAGGTTTACACCCTGTCCCTGGAGGAGTTTTCCCAGTCCCCCCAGCTGCTGTTGTCCTAATGAAGCTGCTTCCTCCGCCTACGTGCTTCACT GGACCCTTTGTTCAAGTGGATGAGATGATGGAATTATTCAGGAGATGCACACTTCCTGAGA CTGTTGAAGCTGCTGTAGAGCTGATCACTGGTAAACAGCCAGATGCAGGAGGGGAGGGCAATGGCTCCTTGGAGAACCATGCTGTTGCCAAGTCACTGAAGAGGCCTAACGCAGACTCCGACGAGGAGGATGACAAAGGAGCTGTGGCTCCACCCATACACGACATCTACCGTTCACGCCAACAGAAGAGGATTCGATAA
- the depdc7a gene encoding DEP domain-containing protein 7, with protein MAGKPFRATFIWSSIISNLNSRVEVKRRRHNLKSYPDCFLGSEAVDVVLAHISLSRFFGDKEVPRYKAVRLCQALMDSRVFEPVGIKVFGKEKKPATFEDSSCSLYRFLSPTSVSSSSPTNTNSYSTSTIESGYDSPGMNRNSYNPSRERLEVQSYSTHSPVKSDKSVEDVLGNLNLSSSITPQMINLGLSQELVDEVWQQQAVFRLLQLIELPLLENLLEGKEASRPPLHSMDSDPDLLYTSSYLDREVLKAFSEAQDDEWLSGAVDCLEFLPDELVVEVSRGLAGCADDLLRCKSLLYEILVQHYGHTQESPLLSNNVFDIHSGISELLVNGKQEQALESLQLSLKLQDSRSREELRCLLRFMAVAAKPQEVKLHKEIENRMAVKRSFSSAIVYSRRLSKGKVDLMVLFMMDNYCDLFKIPVSLHKMVSDRIIHIVKGKDPDVTTGSSYCTRVSSKAYSENAQKTTKEELWSLLQTVHENPKLSSKEKRRLLGQFYKGHPEIFVQYFGNRLSSVNMLLR; from the exons ATGGCTGGGAAACCTTTCCGTGCCACCTTTATCTGGAGCAGCATCATCTCCAATCTTAACTCGCGGGTGGAGGTCAAGCGCCGGCGACACAACCTCAAGTCCTACCCTGACTGCTTCCTGGGCTCAGAGGCCGTGGACGTGGTGCTGGCACACATCTCCCTGAGCCGCTTCTTTGGTGACAAGGAGGTGCCGCGCTACAAGGCTGTCCGTCTCTGTCAGGCCCTGATGGACTCCAGGGTGTTTGAGCCTGTGGGCATTAAAGTATTTGGGAAGGAAAAGAAGCCCGCAACATTTGAGGACAGTAGTTGCAGTTTGTACAGGTTCCTAAGTCCGACGAGCGTCTCTTCATCGTCTCCGACCAACACCAACTCTTACTCTACCAGCACCATCGAGAGCGGCTATGACTCTCCGGGCATGAACAGGAACAGCTACAATCCATCACGTGAAAG ACTAGAGGTGCAGAGCTACTCAACCCACTCTCCTGTAAAATCTGACAAATCAGTGGAGGACGTCCTGGGAAACCTCAACCTCAGCTCCTCCATCACCCCTCAGATGATCAACCTCGGCCTCTCACAAGAAC TTGTTGATGAGGTGTGGCAGCAGCAGGCGGTGTTCAGGCTGTTGCAGCTGATAGAGCTCCCCCTGTTGGAGAACCTGTTAGAGGGTAAAGAAGCATCAAGGCCTCCCCTGCACAGCATGGACAGCGACCCGGATCTGTTGTATACATCTAGCTACCTAGACCGAGAAGTTCTCAAGGCCTTCAGTGAAGCACA ggATGATGAGTGGCTGTCCGGAGCGGTAGACTGTCTAGAGTTCCTGCCCGATGAACTGGTGGTGGAGGTCAGTCGAGGTTTGGCCGGTTGTGCCGATGACCTGCTACGGTGTAAGAGTCTGCTCTACGAGATCTTGGTACAGCATTACGGACACACGCAGGAGTCTCCTCTGCTCAGCAACAACGTCTTCGACATCCACTCTGGCATCTCGGAGTTACTCG tgaATGGCAAGCAGGAGCAGGCTCTGGAGTCTCTGCAGCTGAGCTTGAAGCTGCAGGACTCCCGCAGCAGGGAGGAGCTGCGCTGTCTCCTGAGATTCATGGCTGTCGCAGCCAAACCACAGGAGGTCAAACTGCACAAAGAG ATTGAGAACAGAATGGCGGTAAAAAGGTCTTTCTCAAGTGCCATCGTCTACAGCAGAAGACTCTCCAAAGGAAAGGTGGACTTGATGGTTCTGTTCATGATGGATAACTACTGTGATCTGTTCAAG ATTCCTGTTTCATTACACAAAATGGTCAGTGACAGAATAATACATATTGTGAAAGGCAAGGATCCAGATGTGACAACAG GATCTTCATACTGCACAAGAGTGAGCTCTAAGGCCTATTCGGAAAACGCACAAAAAACCACTAAAGAGGAACTTTGGTCCTTACTCCAGACAGTCCACGAGAACCCAAAACTCTCCTCCAAAGAAAAGAGACGGCTGCTTGGACAGTTTTACAAAGGCCATCCTGAGATTTTTGTTCAGTACTTTGGAAATAGATTGTCCAGTGTCAACATGTTGCTACGGTAA